In Gossypium arboreum isolate Shixiya-1 chromosome 6, ASM2569848v2, whole genome shotgun sequence, the following are encoded in one genomic region:
- the LOC108486466 gene encoding uncharacterized protein LOC108486466: MEGGSPDQESVGSGTKRSSVSSGSKSRNHKEFLYRLVDCETFTANLEDWFQSLYEKSAQMKPVFDVPFELIDLQKFDYALEGVSFQQLIRMPNAVYASTSDSAEATAYLAVEDFLHATVKGLWEAFWSQDEPMPFSVACLYKENLKFYQAENAIASGRLGSLCASGVLLKNPRHPHGKWDNLLELALLRPGIQSLVGESEQQPSLHVLGEALFYALRMLISRRLSRQNLPLSSNSAFVLLVDSQYGGVVKVEGDVNKMDFDVNNVYKCAAEWIQRHARIAVSPVDRIWNKLGNANWGDIGALQVTFATFYCIMQFAGLPKHSIEDLAADHGCRLQTRRLERQLGDTRVNGSGLFRFQQHGVSPEIVEVQDESDKLESESLKLEVGSVLWLEDSNWERGYHINQIRSNGELPYYIASPVEDPGKSLFLYVGSHPSQLEPAWEDMNLWYLVQRQTKVLTIMKQKGLSGKYLPQLSASGRIIHPGQCRRPSSGGNCDHPWCGTPILVTSPVGETVADMVSEGHFGVDEAIRCCHDCLSALSTASSEGIRHGDIRPENVICVRSGESRPYFVLIGWGHAILEDRDRPAMNLHFSSTFALQEGKLCSASDAESLVYMLYFACGGAFPDLDSVEGELQWRETSWSRRLIQQKLGDVSTVLKAFADYVDSLCGTPYPMDYDIWLRRFKRSIREEDHGKEIDASV; this comes from the exons ATGGAAG GTGGGTCCCCAGACCAAGAATCAGTTGGGTCTGGTACAAAAAGGTCCAGTGTGTCCTCTGGCAGTAAATCTCGTAATCACAAGGAATTTTTATACAGACTTGTAGATTGTGAAACTTTTACTGCAAATCTTGAAGACTGGTTTCAATCATTATATGAGAAGTCAGCACAGATGAAGCCTGTCTTTGATGTACCTTTTGAGTTAATAGATCTTCAAAAATTTGACTATGCTTTGGAAGGAGTTTCGTTCCAACAGCTTATTCGGATGCCAAATGCTGTTTATGCTTCAACATCTGATTCTGCAGAAGCAACTGCATATCTTGCTGTTGAAGATTTTTTACATGCAACTGTGAAAGGCTTGTGGGAGGCATTTTGGAGTCAAGATGAGCCAATGCCTTTCTCTGTTGCCTGTCTTtacaaagaaaatttaaaattttaccaggCAGAGAACGCGATAGCTAGTGGGAGACTTGGAAGTCTCTGCGCTTCTGGTGTATTGCTTAAGAACCCAAGACATCCTCATGGAAAGTGGGACAATCTTCTTGAACTGGCTCTTTTGAGGCCTGGTATTCAAAGCCTTGTTGGGGAAAGCGAACAACAGCCTTCTCTGCATGTCCTAGGCGAGGCTCTTTTCTATGCCTTGCGCATGCTGATATCAAGGCGTTTAAGCAGGCAGAATCTTCCTCTGAGTTCAAATTCTGCCTTTGTTCTTCTTGTTGATTCTCAATATGGTGGAGTTGTTAAAGTTGAAGGAGATGTAAATAAAATGGATTTTGATGTGAATAATGTCTATAAGTGTGCTGCTGAGTGGATACAAAGGCATGCCAGAATTGCTGTATCTCCAGTTGATAGGATCTGGAACAAGCTTGGGAATGCCAATTGGGGAGATATTGGTGCTTTGCAGGTAACTTTTGCAACATTTTACTGTATTATGCAGTTTGCTGGTCTGCCTAAGCACTCCATTGAAGATTTAGCTGCTGACCATGGTTGTCGCCTCCAAACAAGGAGACTGGAGAGGCAGTTGGGGGATACCAGAGTGAATGGAAGTGGTTTATTTAGGTTCCAGCAGCATGGTGTCTCTCCCGAAATTGTTGAAGTTCAGGATGAATCTGACAAGCTTGAGTCTGAGTCGCTGAAGCTGGAAGTAGGATCTGTATTATGGTTGGAGGATTCAAACTGGGAAAGAGGTTACCATATTAACCAAATCAGGAGTAATGGTGAGCTTCCTTATTACATTGCTTCACCAGTTGAAGACCCAGGAAAGTCCCTCTTTCTCTACGTGGGTTCTCATCCTTCTCAGCTGGAACCAGCATGGGAAGATATGAATTTGTGGTATCTGGTTCAGAGACAAACCAAGGTATTGACTATTATGAAACAGAAAGGCCTATCTGGCAAATATCTACCTCAACTGAGTGCATCTGGAAGGATTATTCATCCTGGTCAGTGTCGGAGACCCAGTTCAGGTGGAAACTGTGATCACCCTTGGTGTGGCACCCCGATTCTTGTGACCAGCCCAGTTGGTGAAACCGTTGCTGATATGGTTAGTGAAGGTCATTTTGGTGTGGATGAGGCTATCAGGTGTTGTCATGACTGTTTATCTGCTCTTTCTACCGCCTCATCAGAAGGCATTAGGCATGGAGACATTCGACCAGAAAATGTGATCTGTGTAAGATCTGGTGAAAGTCGTCCATATTTTGTCCTTATTGGTTGGGGACATGCTATTTTAGAAGATAGGGACCGCCCTGCAATGAACCTTCATTTTTCATCTACTTTTGCTTTACAGGAGGGAAAGTTGTGCTCAGCATCAGATGCTGAGAGCCTGGTTTACATGCTTTATTTTGCATGTGGAGGTGCTTTCCCTGATCTTGATTCTGTTGAAGGGGAACTACAGTGGAGAGAGACGTCATGGTCTAGGAGGTTGATTCAGCAGAAATTGGGTGATGTCTCTACTGTATTGAAAGCATTTGCCGATTATGTTGACAGCTTGTGCGGAACGCCTTATCCTATGGATTATGATATATGGTTAAGAAGGTTTAAGAGGAGTATTCGTGAGGAGGATCACGGAAAGGAAATTGATGCATCTGTCTAG